In Flavobacterium sp. WV_118_3, one DNA window encodes the following:
- a CDS encoding Asp/Glu racemase — protein sequence MKKYRIGQIVPSSNITMETEIPAIFRSRETLLPERFTFHSSRMRMKKVTKEELEAMDAMSLKCAQELSDAHVDVMGYACLVAIMSMGRGYHCVSEVNLHQETVQNNFPTPIVTSAGALINGLKVLGAKKVAVITPYMRPLTDLVVDYIEHQGFEVVDSIALEIPDNLEVAAQDPMNLLEIYKRLNLNGVDVIVASACVQMPSLEAIDQIQKETGIPVTSAAVCTTYEMMKKLGLEAKSAIGGELLSGKY from the coding sequence ATGAAAAAATACAGAATCGGCCAGATTGTTCCCAGTTCCAATATTACGATGGAAACCGAAATCCCGGCTATTTTCCGTTCCCGTGAAACCCTGTTACCGGAACGTTTTACATTTCATTCGAGTCGGATGCGAATGAAAAAAGTAACCAAAGAAGAGTTGGAAGCCATGGATGCCATGAGCCTGAAATGTGCTCAGGAATTATCCGATGCTCATGTCGATGTAATGGGCTATGCCTGTCTGGTTGCCATTATGAGTATGGGACGTGGTTACCATTGTGTTTCGGAAGTAAACCTGCATCAGGAAACGGTACAAAACAACTTCCCTACACCAATAGTAACCAGTGCCGGAGCTTTGATCAACGGATTAAAAGTACTTGGTGCCAAAAAAGTCGCCGTGATCACCCCATATATGCGTCCGTTAACCGATTTGGTGGTGGATTATATCGAACATCAAGGCTTTGAAGTAGTCGATTCCATTGCGTTGGAAATACCAGACAATCTTGAAGTTGCGGCTCAGGATCCGATGAATCTTTTGGAAATATACAAAAGACTTAATCTGAACGGTGTAGATGTTATCGTTGCTTCGGCCTGCGTACAAATGCCTTCACTCGAAGCAATTGATCAAATTCAAAAAGAAACCGGAATTCCGGTTACTTCGGCGGCTGTTTGTACCACCTACGAGATGATGAAAAAATTAGGTTTGGAAGCCAAATCAGCAATCGGAGGCGAATTACTCAGCGGGAAATACTAA
- a CDS encoding carbon-nitrogen hydrolase family protein: protein MEFSKFKAATVQTAPVFLNVEKTVDKAISIIREAAANGAELIAFPEVFVAGYPYWNWIMTPVQGSKWYERLYKNSVAADDPEIKRIEQAARENNIHVVIGINERGTSYGEIYNTNLIIDNTGQLIGKHRKLVPTWAEKLTWTSGDGSSLKVYPTKIGPIGTLACGENTNTLARFTLLSQGELIHIANYISLPVAPPDYNMAEAIKIRAAAHSFEGKLFTIVSCSTISQEIMDILKEDVPDAETLLTRKNSAFSGFIGPNGAVIGEPIIDDDGIAYAEIDLSKCIQPKQMHDILGHYNRFDIFDLRVNTAPTRKITFINSHEAFNAK, encoded by the coding sequence ATGGAATTTTCAAAGTTTAAAGCGGCAACCGTTCAAACAGCTCCGGTTTTTCTAAATGTGGAAAAAACAGTCGACAAAGCCATTTCGATTATCCGGGAAGCCGCAGCCAACGGCGCGGAATTAATCGCTTTTCCGGAAGTATTCGTCGCCGGTTATCCGTACTGGAATTGGATTATGACTCCGGTACAAGGAAGCAAATGGTACGAAAGACTCTATAAAAATTCTGTTGCAGCAGACGATCCGGAAATCAAACGAATCGAACAAGCCGCACGGGAAAACAATATCCATGTTGTAATCGGCATTAACGAACGTGGCACCAGTTATGGTGAAATTTACAACACCAACCTTATCATCGACAATACTGGTCAGCTGATTGGAAAACACCGAAAATTGGTACCGACCTGGGCGGAAAAACTCACCTGGACTTCCGGTGATGGTTCTTCACTAAAAGTATATCCAACCAAAATAGGTCCGATCGGAACACTGGCTTGTGGTGAAAACACCAATACACTAGCACGGTTTACATTGTTATCGCAAGGTGAACTCATCCATATTGCGAATTACATTTCGCTACCGGTTGCACCACCCGATTATAATATGGCCGAAGCAATCAAAATTCGCGCAGCAGCCCATTCCTTCGAAGGAAAGCTGTTTACCATTGTATCCTGTTCGACCATTTCTCAGGAGATTATGGACATTTTAAAAGAAGACGTTCCGGATGCCGAAACCTTATTGACCCGAAAAAATTCCGCTTTTTCCGGATTTATCGGCCCGAATGGCGCAGTGATTGGCGAACCCATTATCGATGACGACGGGATTGCTTACGCCGAAATCGACCTGTCAAAATGCATTCAGCCCAAGCAAATGCACGATATATTAGGGCATTATAACCGTTTTGATATTTTCGATTTACGCGTAAATACCGCTCCTACCCGAAAAATCACCTTTATTAATTCACACGAAGCCTTTAACGCTAAATAA
- a CDS encoding FAD-dependent monooxygenase, with amino-acid sequence MKITVIGGGPGGLYFSILTKKALPHCQIDLYERNKADDSFGFGVVFSDETLSEFLTKDPKSYELIRSRFAYWDDLDVARDGEVVRITGNGFCGCSRKTLLELLQQRCREEGVNLHFESNITDLSPFSDSDYIVISDGINSIFRDQMPEAFGTQKTLKNNRFVWMGSTRPLDAFTYFFRTTPYGTLVAHTYQYEAGRSTWIFECSDETWQKAGFSETDEADTILKLENLFKEELDGHSLISNRSHWRQFPAITNSNWHKDNIVLLGDAKATAHYSIGSGTKLAMECAIALSEAVSNHQTDTKSAFDQYEKVRRNRVEMIQYAANVSLDWFEHMDRHNQHDFMQFAFGVMTRSKKVTFENMALRDSTFTQKVLSEFNTKNQNKPETPAAFTPFQLRDMVVKNRIVMSPMGQYSAENGLVSDWHFMHYGSRATGGVGLILTEMTAISETGRITLGCPGIYTKEQAVNWKKITDFIHQNSDSKIGIQLGHSGRKGAIKKPWEGTQEPLENPWNLLSASAIAYTEKMAIPKEMDLQDMEQILNEFVQATKNADEAGFDMIELQAHHGFLLASFLSPLTNKRQDSFGGSIENRLKFPLLVFTAMRTAFPEHKPMSVRISASDWAENGLTEADSILIAQAFKNAGADIINVSTGNTVANQQPLMGRMWQTPFSDTIRNTVSIPTITTGYIQDIDQINTILLNGRADLVALGRPLLLDANFVRNAQAYEQYQTDDIPKQYRMGISHLYPLKGSERKATEGMKKLLKPESHKKA; translated from the coding sequence ATGAAGATTACAGTTATTGGTGGCGGACCCGGTGGTTTATACTTCTCAATCCTTACCAAAAAAGCATTACCCCATTGCCAGATTGACTTATATGAACGCAATAAAGCAGACGATAGTTTTGGTTTTGGCGTCGTTTTTTCCGATGAAACCTTAAGTGAATTCTTAACCAAAGATCCCAAATCATACGAATTAATACGCAGTCGCTTTGCGTATTGGGACGATCTGGATGTCGCCCGCGACGGTGAAGTGGTACGCATTACCGGTAATGGTTTTTGCGGTTGTTCTCGCAAAACATTATTGGAGTTACTACAGCAGCGTTGCCGCGAAGAAGGAGTTAACCTGCATTTCGAGTCCAATATCACCGATCTCTCTCCATTTAGCGATAGCGACTATATCGTAATCTCCGACGGAATTAACAGTATTTTCCGCGATCAGATGCCGGAAGCATTCGGTACGCAAAAGACACTCAAAAACAATCGTTTTGTATGGATGGGTTCTACGCGACCATTGGATGCTTTTACGTATTTTTTCCGAACCACACCATATGGAACATTGGTAGCGCATACCTATCAATATGAAGCCGGACGTAGTACCTGGATTTTTGAATGCTCAGATGAAACCTGGCAAAAAGCCGGTTTTTCGGAAACCGATGAAGCCGACACTATTCTAAAACTGGAAAATCTATTTAAAGAAGAACTCGACGGTCATTCACTGATCTCCAACCGTTCGCATTGGCGACAGTTTCCGGCGATTACCAATTCCAACTGGCATAAAGACAATATTGTTTTATTGGGCGATGCCAAAGCGACGGCGCACTACTCCATCGGTTCCGGTACCAAACTGGCCATGGAATGTGCTATTGCGCTTTCGGAAGCCGTTAGCAATCATCAAACTGACACCAAATCAGCATTTGATCAATACGAAAAAGTACGCCGTAATCGCGTCGAAATGATCCAATATGCCGCAAATGTATCGTTAGATTGGTTTGAACATATGGACCGACACAACCAACACGATTTTATGCAGTTTGCTTTTGGCGTGATGACACGATCCAAAAAAGTAACCTTTGAAAATATGGCCTTACGCGATAGTACCTTTACACAAAAAGTATTATCCGAATTTAATACTAAAAATCAAAATAAACCCGAAACACCGGCCGCATTTACACCGTTTCAATTACGGGATATGGTGGTAAAAAACCGAATTGTGATGAGTCCGATGGGACAATATTCTGCCGAAAACGGTTTGGTTTCCGATTGGCATTTTATGCATTACGGATCGCGTGCCACAGGTGGTGTTGGTCTGATTTTAACCGAGATGACAGCCATTTCAGAAACCGGACGTATCACTTTAGGTTGCCCAGGCATTTACACTAAAGAACAAGCCGTTAACTGGAAAAAAATAACGGATTTTATTCATCAAAATTCCGACTCTAAGATAGGCATTCAACTGGGACATTCCGGGCGAAAAGGTGCCATTAAAAAACCGTGGGAAGGAACACAGGAACCCCTTGAAAATCCGTGGAACTTATTATCCGCTTCGGCAATCGCTTATACTGAAAAAATGGCCATTCCAAAAGAAATGGATCTTCAGGACATGGAACAAATTTTAAACGAATTTGTACAGGCAACCAAAAACGCCGACGAAGCCGGTTTTGACATGATCGAACTTCAGGCGCATCACGGCTTTCTGTTAGCTTCTTTCCTATCGCCGTTAACCAACAAACGTCAGGATAGTTTTGGTGGTAGTATCGAAAACCGTTTAAAATTCCCTTTACTGGTTTTTACAGCGATGCGTACTGCATTTCCGGAACACAAACCGATGTCGGTACGTATTTCGGCATCCGACTGGGCCGAAAACGGACTTACGGAAGCAGACAGTATTCTAATTGCTCAGGCGTTTAAAAATGCGGGTGCCGATATTATCAACGTTTCCACCGGAAATACGGTAGCCAATCAACAACCGCTTATGGGGAGAATGTGGCAAACACCTTTTTCCGATACAATTCGCAATACGGTTTCCATTCCTACCATTACCACTGGTTATATTCAGGATATTGATCAAATCAATACCATCCTTTTAAATGGCCGTGCCGATCTGGTTGCCTTGGGAAGACCTTTGTTACTTGATGCGAATTTTGTTCGAAATGCACAGGCATACGAGCAGTATCAAACGGATGATATCCCAAAACAATACCGTATGGGCATTTCGCATTTATATCCGTTAAAGGGTTCCGAACGAAAAGCAACCGAAGGCATGAAAAAATTACTGAAACCGGAAAGCCATAAAAAAGCCTGA
- a CDS encoding cupin domain-containing protein, which produces MKDQFNDDVIGRARVKDTPELEAYYKELETLGAGALWTVANDIEPWEPRTSSVPMLWKYENLRELVLKSSELVTPEQAGRRVVYLVNDKRKDVSAAVGWLYTGIQVTRPGESTSAHRHKASALRFIMEGSGGYTVVDGNKIMLEVNDFVITPNSTWHEHGVAENGKTCIWQDGLDIPLVNALEANDYAVFDGKQPLEAPLNYSPLTYGGAGLIPADTVWNKPYSPLFKYSWTSVYPALLEAEKVNEGSPYDGIIMDYTNPLTGGPVMPTMGASMQLLRPGQHTKAHKHTGSIVYQCAKGNGYSIIGGKRYDWKERDIFCVPSWVFHEHVNLSETEDACLFSFNDLPVIKSLGLYQEQAYTDNNGYQIVNNL; this is translated from the coding sequence ATGAAAGATCAATTTAATGATGACGTCATCGGGAGAGCCCGGGTAAAAGACACCCCGGAACTCGAAGCCTATTATAAAGAACTGGAAACACTTGGTGCCGGTGCCTTATGGACCGTTGCTAACGATATTGAACCCTGGGAACCGCGAACGTCTTCCGTTCCGATGCTATGGAAATACGAAAACCTGCGCGAACTGGTCTTAAAATCATCCGAGCTCGTAACCCCCGAACAAGCCGGACGTCGTGTGGTCTATCTGGTCAATGACAAACGCAAAGACGTAAGTGCGGCCGTTGGATGGCTGTACACCGGAATACAGGTTACCCGTCCCGGAGAAAGCACTTCGGCACACCGACACAAAGCATCGGCACTTCGTTTTATTATGGAAGGCTCCGGTGGTTATACCGTTGTAGACGGTAATAAAATTATGCTGGAAGTAAACGATTTTGTGATCACTCCAAATTCCACCTGGCACGAACACGGTGTAGCGGAAAACGGAAAAACCTGTATCTGGCAGGACGGATTAGATATTCCGCTAGTAAATGCTTTAGAAGCCAACGATTATGCCGTTTTTGACGGTAAGCAACCGCTCGAAGCACCTTTGAATTATTCCCCGTTAACCTATGGCGGAGCGGGACTAATTCCCGCCGATACCGTTTGGAACAAACCCTATTCTCCCCTTTTTAAATATTCATGGACATCGGTTTATCCGGCATTACTGGAAGCCGAAAAAGTAAACGAAGGTTCACCTTACGACGGCATCATCATGGATTACACCAACCCGCTAACCGGTGGACCGGTTATGCCAACCATGGGTGCGTCCATGCAATTGTTACGCCCGGGCCAACATACCAAAGCCCACAAACATACCGGATCGATCGTGTACCAATGTGCCAAAGGTAACGGTTATTCCATTATCGGTGGAAAACGATACGACTGGAAAGAACGGGATATTTTCTGCGTACCTTCCTGGGTTTTCCACGAACACGTAAATCTTTCCGAAACCGAAGATGCCTGTTTATTTTCGTTTAACGACCTTCCAGTGATCAAATCATTAGGCCTCTATCAGGAACAAGCTTATACCGACAATAACGGATACCAAATAGTAAATAATTTATAA
- a CDS encoding glutamate synthase-related protein encodes MRKAFVVFSITVLSITAILIYVNWKFSFLLLIFIPLVLMGLHDMYQSKQSIKRNFPLLGRMRYLLESIGPEMRQYFIETDTEGKPFNRLQRSLVYQRSKKETDSMPFGTQLNVYETGYKWINHSIKAIPFSEVDSNPKIKIGSSQCEKPYMASLFNISAMSYGSLSKNAILALNSGAKQGGFYHNTGEGGLSPYHLESGGDIVWNIGTGYFSCRDNEGRFSYDEFTKRATLDNVKMIEIKFSQGAKPGHGGILPKQKVTDEIAAIRLVQKGQDIISPPRHSAFSTPLELMDFIKLLRKGSGGKPIGMKICIGNKSEFLAICKAMVQTQTYFDFITVDGGEGGTGAAPQEYSDHVGMPLREALAFVYDSLNGFGIKNEIKIIASGKVVTGFDIIKCLSIGADVCNSARGMMFALGCIQALECHANTCPTGVATQDPKLVKGLVPEEKSVRVARFQHETVKSAMELMASAGLEHPDDVDRTVISARVSGTKIETYYEMYPEIEKGCLLNENTVPQAFQFFWKKATAESF; translated from the coding sequence ATGAGAAAAGCATTTGTAGTTTTTAGCATAACCGTTCTATCCATTACGGCTATACTGATTTACGTCAATTGGAAATTCAGTTTTTTACTCTTAATTTTTATCCCGTTAGTGCTAATGGGACTGCACGATATGTACCAGTCCAAACAAAGTATCAAGCGTAACTTTCCATTATTGGGACGTATGCGGTATCTTTTGGAGTCCATCGGACCCGAAATGCGCCAGTATTTTATCGAAACCGATACCGAGGGAAAACCTTTTAACCGACTACAGCGCAGTTTGGTTTACCAACGCAGTAAAAAAGAAACCGATTCGATGCCATTCGGAACGCAATTAAATGTATACGAAACAGGCTATAAATGGATCAACCATAGTATCAAAGCGATTCCTTTCTCGGAAGTGGATTCCAATCCGAAAATTAAAATCGGATCGTCCCAATGCGAAAAACCTTATATGGCTAGCCTATTTAACATCAGTGCGATGAGTTACGGATCGCTGAGTAAAAATGCGATTCTGGCTTTAAATTCCGGTGCCAAACAAGGCGGTTTCTATCATAATACCGGCGAAGGTGGTCTTTCGCCCTATCATCTTGAAAGCGGAGGCGATATCGTATGGAACATCGGTACCGGTTATTTTAGTTGTCGTGATAACGAAGGACGATTTTCGTACGACGAGTTTACCAAAAGAGCCACATTGGACAATGTAAAAATGATTGAAATAAAATTCTCGCAAGGTGCGAAACCCGGACATGGTGGAATTTTACCCAAACAAAAAGTCACCGACGAAATCGCAGCGATCCGTTTGGTTCAAAAAGGACAGGATATCATCTCTCCGCCAAGGCATTCGGCTTTTAGCACACCTTTGGAATTAATGGATTTTATCAAACTCCTGCGAAAAGGTTCCGGTGGAAAACCAATCGGCATGAAAATCTGTATTGGTAACAAATCGGAGTTTTTGGCCATTTGTAAAGCCATGGTACAAACGCAAACCTATTTCGATTTTATAACCGTAGACGGTGGCGAAGGTGGTACCGGTGCCGCACCTCAGGAATATTCCGATCACGTGGGAATGCCATTACGCGAAGCACTGGCCTTTGTTTACGATAGTTTAAACGGTTTTGGTATCAAAAATGAAATTAAAATCATCGCCAGTGGTAAGGTTGTTACCGGTTTTGATATTATAAAATGCCTTTCTATCGGTGCCGATGTCTGTAATTCGGCACGGGGGATGATGTTTGCACTCGGTTGTATTCAAGCATTGGAATGTCATGCGAATACCTGTCCGACCGGTGTGGCGACTCAGGATCCAAAACTGGTAAAAGGATTGGTTCCCGAAGAAAAAAGTGTACGGGTTGCCCGTTTTCAGCACGAAACCGTAAAAAGTGCGATGGAATTAATGGCCTCCGCCGGACTTGAACATCCGGATGACGTCGATCGTACTGTGATCAGCGCCCGTGTGAGCGGTACCAAAATCGAAACCTATTATGAAATGTACCCGGAAATTGAAAAAGGTTGCTTATTGAATGAGAATACCGTTCCGCAAGCTTTTCAATTTTTCTGGAAAAAGGCAACCGCCGAAAGTTTTTAA
- a CDS encoding acyl-CoA thioesterase, with product MNHIFIKTEKIRFQHVDYAGIVFYPRFLEMLNCLVEDWFEEALGRPFSKMHETNGIPTVDLKVQFKKAARLGETLTKKLWVKHLGGASILCGFRFEDETGITCLEGEVTLVNVAFNPNRDGIKAEAFNDDMKHKINQYLLVTL from the coding sequence ATGAATCACATCTTTATCAAAACCGAAAAAATACGCTTTCAACATGTCGATTATGCCGGCATTGTTTTTTATCCCCGTTTTCTCGAAATGCTCAACTGCCTTGTGGAAGACTGGTTTGAAGAAGCCTTAGGTCGTCCTTTTTCGAAAATGCATGAAACCAACGGTATCCCAACCGTCGATTTAAAAGTACAGTTTAAAAAAGCCGCCCGATTAGGCGAAACACTCACTAAGAAATTATGGGTCAAACATCTCGGTGGCGCTTCCATACTATGCGGTTTCCGGTTTGAAGATGAAACCGGGATAACGTGTCTGGAAGGCGAAGTTACCCTGGTCAATGTCGCTTTTAATCCAAACCGGGATGGGATTAAAGCCGAGGCTTTTAACGACGATATGAAACACAAAATAAACCAATACTTGCTGGTTACACTATAA
- a CDS encoding fumarylacetoacetate hydrolase family protein, with protein MKLATYRINHTAPRLGVVQDNHMIDLEDVAKIKEETLPLTMLELIDAGLDEVHRIQQLIDSLTDEEKSNCYYPLSNVTFLAPIPKPRKNIIGIGLNYTEHVAESARTLDTSKELPQQPVIFSKPPTAVIGTDDYIIHNPKLTQQLDWEVELAVIIGKKGKYVPKEEALDHVFGYTVINDISARDCRRSGQWIVSKGQDTFAPMGPVLVTKDEIPDPHNLNLSLTLNGVEKQSSNTKFMLFNINDLIEDLSTVFTLEPGDIIATGTPAGVGAGRAPQEWMWDGDIVKATVEKIGTITNTIKKLN; from the coding sequence ATGAAACTCGCTACCTACAGAATTAACCATACCGCTCCCCGTTTGGGAGTTGTTCAGGACAATCATATGATTGACCTGGAAGATGTTGCCAAAATCAAAGAAGAAACCCTGCCGTTAACGATGCTGGAATTGATCGATGCCGGATTGGATGAGGTACACCGTATCCAGCAATTAATCGACAGCTTAACAGACGAAGAAAAAAGCAATTGCTACTACCCTTTGTCAAATGTTACCTTTTTAGCTCCGATTCCAAAACCGCGTAAAAACATCATCGGAATTGGTCTTAATTATACCGAACACGTGGCCGAAAGTGCCCGTACACTCGACACTTCCAAAGAATTACCACAACAACCCGTTATTTTTTCAAAGCCACCAACGGCCGTTATCGGAACCGATGACTATATCATCCATAACCCGAAATTAACGCAGCAATTGGACTGGGAAGTGGAATTAGCGGTGATCATCGGAAAAAAAGGCAAATATGTTCCGAAAGAAGAAGCCTTGGATCATGTTTTCGGTTATACGGTGATCAACGATATTAGCGCACGGGATTGTCGTCGTTCCGGACAATGGATCGTTTCAAAAGGACAAGATACCTTTGCGCCTATGGGACCGGTTTTGGTGACCAAAGATGAAATTCCGGATCCACATAACCTAAACCTTTCCTTGACGCTAAATGGTGTTGAAAAACAAAGCTCCAACACCAAATTTATGCTCTTTAACATTAATGATCTGATTGAAGATTTAAGTACGGTTTTCACCCTTGAACCGGGCGATATCATTGCTACCGGAACACCGGCTGGTGTAGGCGCCGGAAGAGCTCCTCAGGAATGGATGTGGGATGGCGATATCGTTAAAGCTACAGTTGAAAAAATAGGAACTATAACGAATACTATCAAAAAGTTAAACTAA
- a CDS encoding AMP-binding protein gives MNHYHDNFAHDKLPALKLQPEYLFDHPDFEFPENLNCVAPLLDIHIKEGRGNQIAIRTFDSVWTYQDLYDKANQIANYLIDDTGFVSGNRVLIRSANNPKFVASWFAVLKAGGIVVATMPLLREKELSVMIESAQISHAFCDYRLRDEMDLVTEPALKKVIYFDGSEQSDQELEKAIAEKSIQFENYPTRSDSISLIGFTSGTTGKPKMTAHFHRDVILICEAFPKYSLQPKPDDVFTGSPPLGFTFGLGGLVLFPFYYGASTFLIEKPSPELLLEAIQKYKITVCFTAPTAWRILTTKVKDYDISSLRKCISAGETLPLKVWEDWYNATGLKIIDGIGATEMLHIFISSNEDNMKKGATGVPIHGYEAKIVDKKGNEVPTNEPGRLAVRGITGCRYLNRTDKQKEYVQNGWNLTGDIFRKDEDGYFWFVARGDDMIISSGYNIAAIEVENVLLTHPEIAECAVVGLPDEERGMLVCSYIVLKDKTKAGPDLGKAIQNWFKEVAAPYKYPREVRFMDHLPKTETGKIQRYKLKQ, from the coding sequence ATGAATCATTACCACGATAATTTCGCACATGATAAACTTCCGGCTTTAAAACTACAGCCGGAATATCTTTTTGATCATCCGGATTTTGAGTTCCCCGAAAACCTGAACTGCGTTGCGCCTTTACTGGATATCCATATTAAGGAAGGTCGCGGCAATCAAATCGCAATCCGCACGTTTGATTCGGTTTGGACCTATCAGGACTTATACGACAAAGCCAATCAGATTGCCAATTACCTGATCGACGATACCGGTTTTGTTTCCGGAAATCGGGTTTTAATCCGTTCTGCCAATAATCCGAAGTTTGTAGCTTCCTGGTTTGCAGTATTAAAAGCCGGTGGTATCGTAGTAGCCACAATGCCTTTATTACGGGAAAAAGAATTGTCCGTAATGATTGAAAGTGCGCAGATTAGTCATGCTTTTTGCGATTACCGCCTACGGGATGAAATGGATCTGGTAACAGAACCTGCCTTAAAAAAAGTCATCTATTTTGACGGTTCTGAACAAAGTGATCAGGAGCTTGAAAAAGCAATCGCCGAAAAATCGATACAATTTGAGAACTATCCTACCCGATCGGATTCCATATCTTTAATCGGATTTACTTCCGGCACGACCGGGAAACCTAAAATGACCGCTCATTTTCATCGGGATGTAATCCTGATCTGTGAAGCTTTTCCAAAATATTCACTACAACCCAAACCGGATGACGTTTTTACCGGAAGTCCGCCGCTAGGATTTACATTCGGTTTGGGCGGATTGGTATTATTCCCGTTCTATTATGGCGCGTCGACTTTTTTAATTGAAAAACCAAGCCCGGAACTATTACTTGAGGCGATTCAGAAATACAAAATAACGGTTTGCTTTACGGCTCCGACCGCCTGGCGTATTTTGACCACAAAAGTTAAAGATTATGATATTTCTTCGTTACGAAAGTGTATTTCTGCCGGAGAAACATTACCTTTAAAGGTATGGGAAGACTGGTATAATGCCACCGGACTAAAAATTATTGACGGAATTGGTGCAACCGAAATGCTGCATATTTTTATTTCGTCTAACGAAGACAATATGAAAAAAGGCGCTACCGGTGTACCCATTCATGGTTATGAAGCCAAAATCGTGGATAAAAAAGGAAACGAAGTGCCAACCAACGAACCCGGAAGGCTCGCCGTTCGTGGGATTACCGGTTGTCGTTATTTAAACCGTACCGACAAACAGAAAGAATATGTACAAAATGGCTGGAATCTAACCGGAGATATTTTCCGAAAAGACGAAGACGGTTATTTCTGGTTTGTAGCCCGCGGAGACGACATGATCATTTCATCAGGCTATAATATTGCTGCCATTGAAGTAGAAAATGTATTGCTCACCCATCCGGAAATTGCCGAGTGTGCCGTAGTTGGATTGCCCGACGAAGAACGCGGCATGTTGGTCTGTTCCTATATTGTTTTAAAAGACAAAACCAAAGCGGGTCCTGATTTGGGTAAAGCCATTCAAAACTGGTTTAAAGAAGTGGCAGCGCCCTATAAATATCCACGGGAAGTGCGTTTTATGGACCATCTGCCCAAAACGGAAACCGGCAAAATACAGCGTTATAAACTAAAACAGTAA